The sequence below is a genomic window from Bradyrhizobium septentrionale.
TGCAATAGCGCCTCGCGGCCACCCGCGGCATAGGCCGCGGCGGCGCGCAGCAGCTCGCGGAGCTGCGCGGCCGCGCCGGGATCGAACCTGCACCATGCGCCGCCGGTCAGCCGCGCGATCTCGCGGAACGCGTGCTCGGCGGCCGCGTCGTGACCTTCCTGGAACATGAAGACCGGCACCTTGAGCAGGCCCAGCTCGCCGGCCTTGGTGCAGAGCTCGTCGACGCTCTCCTCCATCGCGTCGCCCACGAACACCAGCGCGCGCACGCCCGATGCGACGGCTTCGCGGCGCGTCTCCGACAAGACCTTGCCGATCTGGGTATTGCCGCCCTGGCAATCGATCTTGCTCATCAGCCGCGCGAGCTGCGCGCTGTCGGAGATCCAGCCGGTGGCACGGCATTCATTGAAGCCGCGGTAGTACACCAGGCGAATATCGAGGCTGCCGAGCGAGCCGGCCTCGCGGAACATGTCGGCCTGCAGCGTGCATGCCATGTCCCAGGTCGGCTGCCGGCTCATCGTGGCGTCGAGCGCGAACACCAGCCGGCCGCGCGCGCCGGCGCGATGCGGCGACATCGCCCGCGCCTTCGCCACGAACGCGGCGATGTCGTTCGCGGTCGACGACGGCACGTCCGGAGTGTCGGCCGGGCGTACATCGCTTCCAGATGTCGGTTTGATTGTCTTGCCGGCCATCAGCGCTTGCCTCGTGCAGCAAACACTATGTGGGCCGCGCCATGGGATTGGTCAACGTGGCGGATCGATCGACGTAACGGATTGGTCGACGTCACGGGCCAGTCTGCCCGGTTCGGGTCGCGGGCGGCCCGTCAATTGGTGATCGACGGATCCTTCTTCGTCTCGGTCTTGGTCAGCGAGAGCGACTTCTTGACCTTGTCGGTGAAGGTCTGACGCTTCTCGACCGGCACGTAGAGCGAGACGGGACCAGGCTCCAGAATCTTCGGCGGCGCATTCCTTGTGTCGACCGCCGCGACATCGCTGTCGGTGTCGGCAAGGAATTTATCGAGCATCGCCTGGATCGAGTCCTTGGCCTTCTCGGGCCCGGTGTCGCGCATGTCGTTGTGCTGGAAGTTGGTGTTCACAACGGTGATGCCAGCCTTCTCGCACTCCTCGGCATCGGGAACGACGCCGGGATCAGGCTTGAACTGCGAATCGTGAGACCGGAATGAGAGAATCTTGAACCTGCCGTCGGTCATGAACGGCACCCGCAGGTTGTCCAGCGTCACGACCTTCTTGATTTCGTCGGG
It includes:
- a CDS encoding VWA domain-containing protein, giving the protein MAGKTIKPTSGSDVRPADTPDVPSSTANDIAAFVAKARAMSPHRAGARGRLVFALDATMSRQPTWDMACTLQADMFREAGSLGSLDIRLVYYRGFNECRATGWISDSAQLARLMSKIDCQGGNTQIGKVLSETRREAVASGVRALVFVGDAMEESVDELCTKAGELGLLKVPVFMFQEGHDAAAEHAFREIARLTGGAWCRFDPGAAAQLRELLRAAAAYAAGGREALLQLAKTASGAAKLIGQMK